From the genome of Suricata suricatta isolate VVHF042 chromosome 3, meerkat_22Aug2017_6uvM2_HiC, whole genome shotgun sequence, one region includes:
- the PNKD gene encoding probable hydrolase PNKD isoform X4, whose product MAAVVAATALKGRGARNARVLRGILSGATANKASHNRTRALQSHSSPECKEEPEPLSPELEYIPRKRGKNPMKAVGLAWAIGFPCGILLFILTKREVDKDRLKQMKARQNMRASNTGEYESQRFRASSQHAPSPEAGSGVQA is encoded by the exons ATGGCGGCGGTGGTAGCTGCTACGGCGCTGAAGGGCCGGGGGGCGAGAAATGCCCGCGTCCTCCGGG GAATTCTCTCAGGAGCCACAGCCAACAAGGCCTCCCACAACAGGACCCGGGCGCTGCAAAGCCACAGCTCCCCAGAGTGCAAGGAGGAGCCCGAGCCCCTATCCCCTGAGCTGGAATACATTCCCAGAAAGAGGGGCAAGAACCCCATGAAAGCTGTGGGACTCGCCTG GGCCATCGGCTTCCCCTGTGGTATCCTCCTCTTCATCCTCACCAAGCGGGAAGTGGACAAGGACCGTTTGAAGCAGATGAAGGCTCGGCAGAACATGCGGGCATCCAACACGGGCGAGTATGAGAGCCAGAGGTTCAGGGCCTCCTCCCAACATGCCCCATCTCCTGAAGCCGGGTCCGGGGTGCAAGCCTGA
- the AAMP gene encoding angio-associated migratory cell protein isoform X1: MESESESGAAADTPPLETLSFHGDEEIIEVVELDPGPPDPADDLAQEMEDVDFEEEEEEEEGNEEGWVLEPQEGVVGSMEGPDDSEVTFALHSASVFCVSLDPKTNTLAVTGGEDDKAFVWRLSDGELLFECAGHKDSVTCAGFSHDSTLVATGDMSGLLKVWQVDTKEEVWSFEAGDLEWMEWHPRAPVLLAGTADGNTWMWKVPNGDCKTFQGPNCPATCGRVLPDGKRAVVGYEDGTIRVWDLKQGSPIHVLKGTEGHQGPLTCVATNQDGSLILTGSVDCQAKLVSATTGKVVGVFRPETVASQPSVGEGEESESNSVESLGFCSVMPLAAVGYLDGTLAIYDLSTQTLRHQCQHQSGIVQLLWEAGTAVVYTCSLDGIVRLWDARTGRLLTDYRGHTAEILDFALSKDASLVVTTSGDHKAKVFCVQRPDR, translated from the exons ATGGAGTCCGAATCCGAGAGCGGGGCGGCTGCTGACACCCCTCCATTGGAGACCCTAAGCTTCCATGGTGATGAGGAGATTATCGAGGTGGTAGAACTGGATCCTGGTCCGCCGGACCCAG CAGATGATCTGGCTCAAGAGATGGAAGATGTAGactttgaagaagaagaagaagaggaagagggcaaCGAGGAGGGCTGGGTTCTGGAACCCCAGGAAGGGGTGGTCGGCAGCATGGAGGGCCCAGATGATAGTGAAGTCACCTTTGCCTTGCACTCAG CGTCTGTGTTTTGCGTGAGCCTGGACCCCAAGACCAACACCTTGGCGGTGACGGGGGGCGAAGACGACAAAGCTTTCGTGTGGAGGCTCAGCGATGGGGAGCTGCTCTTCGAGTGCGCAG GCCATAAAGACTCGGTTACTTGTGCTGGTTTCAGCCACGACTCTACTCTAGTGGCCACGGGGGACATGAGTGGCCTCTTGAAAGTGTGGCAGGTGGACACCAAGGAAGAGGTCTGGTCCTTTGAAGCCGGCGATCTGGAG TGGATGGAATGGCACCCTCGGGCGCCTGTGCTACTGGCGGGCACGGCTGATGGCAACACCTGGATGTGGAAGGTCCCAAACGGTGACTGCAAGACCTTCCAGGGCCCCAACTGCCCAGCTACCTGTGGCCGAGTCCTCCCTGATG GGAAGAGAGCTGTGGTCGGCTATGAAGATGGCACCATCAGGGTCTGGGACCTGAAGCAGGGAAGCCCAATCCATGTGTTAAAAG GAACTGAGGGTCACCAGGGCCCTCTGACCTGTGTCGCCACCAACCAGGACGGCAGCCTGATCCTAACTGGCTCTGTGGACTGCCAGGCCAAGCTGGTCAGTGCCACCACAGGCAAG GTGGTGGGTGTTTTCAGACCTGAAACCGTGGCCTCCCAGCCCAGCGTGGGAGAAGGTGAGGAGAGCGAGTCCAATTCCGTGGAGTCCTTGGGCTTCTGCAGCGT GATGCCTCTGGCCGCTGTTGGCTACCTGGATGGGACCTTGGCCATCTATGACTTGTCTACACAGACCCTCAGGCACCAGTGTCAGCACCAG TCGGGCATCGTGCAACTGCTGTGGGAGGCGGGCACCGCCGTGGTTTACACTTGCAGCCTAGATGGCATCGTGCGCCTCTGGGACGCCCGGACCGGCCGCCTGCTTACTGACTACCGGGGCCACACGGCAGAGATCCTGGACTTTGCCCTCAGCAA AGATGCCTCCCTGGTGGTGACCACATCGGGAGACCACAAAGCAAAAGTATTTTGTGTCCAGAGACCTGACCGCTAG
- the AAMP gene encoding angio-associated migratory cell protein isoform X2: MESESESGAAADTPPLETLSFHGDEEIIEVVELDPGPPDPDDLAQEMEDVDFEEEEEEEEGNEEGWVLEPQEGVVGSMEGPDDSEVTFALHSASVFCVSLDPKTNTLAVTGGEDDKAFVWRLSDGELLFECAGHKDSVTCAGFSHDSTLVATGDMSGLLKVWQVDTKEEVWSFEAGDLEWMEWHPRAPVLLAGTADGNTWMWKVPNGDCKTFQGPNCPATCGRVLPDGKRAVVGYEDGTIRVWDLKQGSPIHVLKGTEGHQGPLTCVATNQDGSLILTGSVDCQAKLVSATTGKVVGVFRPETVASQPSVGEGEESESNSVESLGFCSVMPLAAVGYLDGTLAIYDLSTQTLRHQCQHQSGIVQLLWEAGTAVVYTCSLDGIVRLWDARTGRLLTDYRGHTAEILDFALSKDASLVVTTSGDHKAKVFCVQRPDR; the protein is encoded by the exons ATGGAGTCCGAATCCGAGAGCGGGGCGGCTGCTGACACCCCTCCATTGGAGACCCTAAGCTTCCATGGTGATGAGGAGATTATCGAGGTGGTAGAACTGGATCCTGGTCCGCCGGACCCAG ATGATCTGGCTCAAGAGATGGAAGATGTAGactttgaagaagaagaagaagaggaagagggcaaCGAGGAGGGCTGGGTTCTGGAACCCCAGGAAGGGGTGGTCGGCAGCATGGAGGGCCCAGATGATAGTGAAGTCACCTTTGCCTTGCACTCAG CGTCTGTGTTTTGCGTGAGCCTGGACCCCAAGACCAACACCTTGGCGGTGACGGGGGGCGAAGACGACAAAGCTTTCGTGTGGAGGCTCAGCGATGGGGAGCTGCTCTTCGAGTGCGCAG GCCATAAAGACTCGGTTACTTGTGCTGGTTTCAGCCACGACTCTACTCTAGTGGCCACGGGGGACATGAGTGGCCTCTTGAAAGTGTGGCAGGTGGACACCAAGGAAGAGGTCTGGTCCTTTGAAGCCGGCGATCTGGAG TGGATGGAATGGCACCCTCGGGCGCCTGTGCTACTGGCGGGCACGGCTGATGGCAACACCTGGATGTGGAAGGTCCCAAACGGTGACTGCAAGACCTTCCAGGGCCCCAACTGCCCAGCTACCTGTGGCCGAGTCCTCCCTGATG GGAAGAGAGCTGTGGTCGGCTATGAAGATGGCACCATCAGGGTCTGGGACCTGAAGCAGGGAAGCCCAATCCATGTGTTAAAAG GAACTGAGGGTCACCAGGGCCCTCTGACCTGTGTCGCCACCAACCAGGACGGCAGCCTGATCCTAACTGGCTCTGTGGACTGCCAGGCCAAGCTGGTCAGTGCCACCACAGGCAAG GTGGTGGGTGTTTTCAGACCTGAAACCGTGGCCTCCCAGCCCAGCGTGGGAGAAGGTGAGGAGAGCGAGTCCAATTCCGTGGAGTCCTTGGGCTTCTGCAGCGT GATGCCTCTGGCCGCTGTTGGCTACCTGGATGGGACCTTGGCCATCTATGACTTGTCTACACAGACCCTCAGGCACCAGTGTCAGCACCAG TCGGGCATCGTGCAACTGCTGTGGGAGGCGGGCACCGCCGTGGTTTACACTTGCAGCCTAGATGGCATCGTGCGCCTCTGGGACGCCCGGACCGGCCGCCTGCTTACTGACTACCGGGGCCACACGGCAGAGATCCTGGACTTTGCCCTCAGCAA AGATGCCTCCCTGGTGGTGACCACATCGGGAGACCACAAAGCAAAAGTATTTTGTGTCCAGAGACCTGACCGCTAG
- the GPBAR1 gene encoding G-protein coupled bile acid receptor 1 isoform X2: protein MIPNSTRAVPSSIPVGALGLSLALASLIVAANLLLAVGIARDRHLRTPPAGCFFLSLLLAGLFTGLALPALPGLWSQSRRGYWSCLFLYLAPNFSFLSLLANLLLVHGERYMAVLRPLRPRGSTRLALLLTWAGPLLFASLPALGWNHWAPGANCSSQAVFPAPYLYLEVYGLLLPAMVAAALLSARVLAAARRQLRDIRRLERAVCRGAPSALARALTWRQARAHAGATLLFGLCWGPYAATLFLSVLAFEQRPPLGPGTLLSLISLGSASAAAVPVAMGLGDQRYTAPWRAAAQRWLRVLWGGASPGSPGAGTAYRASSQSSVDLDLN, encoded by the exons ATGATACCCAACAGCACCAGGGCGGTGCCCAGCTCCATTCCCGTGGGTGCCTTGGGGCTCTCCCTGGCCCTGGCGAGCCTCATCGTCGCTGCTAACCTGCTCCTGGCCGTGGGCATCGCCAGGGACCGGCACCTGCGCACCCCACCCGCCGGCTGCTTCTTCCTGAGCCTGCTGCTTGCCGGGCTGTTCACGGGGCTGGCGCTGCCCGCGCTGCCGGGCCTCTGGAGCCAGAGCCGCCGGGGCTACTGGTCCTGCCTCTTCCTCTACTTGGCGCCCaacttctccttcctctccctgctcgcCAACCTCCTGCTGGTGCACGGCGAGCGCTACATGGCGGTGCTTCGGCCCCTGCGGCCCCGCGGGAGCACGCGGCTGGCCCTGCTGCTCACCTGGGCCGGCCCCCTGCTCTTTGCCAGCCTGCCTGCCCTAGGCTGGAACCACTGGGCCCCCGGCGCCAACTGCAGCTCCCAGGCGGTCTTCCCAGCCCCCTACCTCTACCTAGAAGTCTACGGGCTCCTGCTGCCAGCCATGGTGGCCGCCGCCCTTCTCTCCGCCCGCGTGCTGGCGGCTGCGCGCCGCCAGCTGCGGGACATCCGCCGCCTGGAGCGGGCGGTGTGCCGAG GCGCGCCCTCGGCCCTGGCCCGGGCCCTCACCTGGAGGCAGGCCAGGGCGCACGCCGGGGCCACGCTGCTCTTCGGGCTGTGCTGGGGGCCCTATGCGGCCACCCTGTTCCTCTCGGTCCTGGCCTTCGAGCAGCGCCCGCCGCTGGGGCCCGGAACTCTGCTGTCCCTCATCTCGCTGGGCAGCGCCAGTGCGGCGGCCGTGCCCGTGGCCATGGGGCTGGGTGACCAGCGCTACACAGCCCCCTGGAGGGCGGCCGCCCAGAGGTGGCTGCGGGTGCTGTGGGGAGGAGCCTCCCCGGGCAGCCCGGGCGCGGGCACTGCCTACCGCGCCAGCAGCCAAAGCAGCGTGGACCTCGACTTGAACTAG
- the GPBAR1 gene encoding G-protein coupled bile acid receptor 1 isoform X1: MIPNSTRAVPSSIPVGALGLSLALASLIVAANLLLAVGIARDRHLRTPPAGCFFLSLLLAGLFTGLALPALPGLWSQSRRGYWSCLFLYLAPNFSFLSLLANLLLVHGERYMAVLRPLRPRGSTRLALLLTWAGPLLFASLPALGWNHWAPGANCSSQAVFPAPYLYLEVYGLLLPAMVAAALLSARVLAAARRQLRDIRRLERAVCRGAPSALARALTWRQARAHAGATLLFGLCWGPYAATLFLSVLAFEQRPPLGPGTLLSLISLGSASAAAVPVAMGLGDQRYTAPWRAAAQRWLRVLWGGASPGSPGAGTAYRASSQSSVDLDLN, encoded by the exons ATGATACCCAACAGCACCAGGGCGGTGCCCAGCTCCATTCCCGTGGGTGCCTTGGGGCTCTCCCTGGCCCTGGCGAGCCTCATCGTCGCTGCTAACCTGCTCCTGGCCGTGGGCATCGCCAGGGACCGGCACCTGCGCACCCCACCCGCCGGCTGCTTCTTCCTGAGCCTGCTGCTTGCCGGGCTGTTCACGGGGCTGGCGCTGCCCGCGCTGCCGGGCCTCTGGAGCCAGAGCCGCCGGGGCTACTGGTCCTGCCTCTTCCTCTACTTGGCGCCCaacttctccttcctctccctgctcgcCAACCTCCTGCTGGTGCACGGCGAGCGCTACATGGCGGTGCTTCGGCCCCTGCGGCCCCGCGGGAGCACGCGGCTGGCCCTGCTGCTCACCTGGGCCGGCCCCCTGCTCTTTGCCAGCCTGCCTGCCCTAGGCTGGAACCACTGGGCCCCCGGCGCCAACTGCAGCTCCCAGGCGGTCTTCCCAGCCCCCTACCTCTACCTAGAAGTCTACGGGCTCCTGCTGCCAGCCATGGTGGCCGCCGCCCTTCTCTCCGCCCGCGTGCTGGCGGCTGCGCGCCGCCAGCTGCGGGACATCCGCCGCCTGGAGCGGGCGGTGTGCCGAGGCGCGCCCTCGGCCCTGGCCCGGGCCCTCACCTGGAGGCAG GCCAGGGCGCACGCCGGGGCCACGCTGCTCTTCGGGCTGTGCTGGGGGCCCTATGCGGCCACCCTGTTCCTCTCGGTCCTGGCCTTCGAGCAGCGCCCGCCGCTGGGGCCCGGAACTCTGCTGTCCCTCATCTCGCTGGGCAGCGCCAGTGCGGCGGCCGTGCCCGTGGCCATGGGGCTGGGTGACCAGCGCTACACAGCCCCCTGGAGGGCGGCCGCCCAGAGGTGGCTGCGGGTGCTGTGGGGAGGAGCCTCCCCGGGCAGCCCGGGCGCGGGCACTGCCTACCGCGCCAGCAGCCAAAGCAGCGTGGACCTCGACTTGAACTAG